The following nucleotide sequence is from Pogoniulus pusillus isolate bPogPus1 chromosome 41, bPogPus1.pri, whole genome shotgun sequence.
TGCTTCTTGCTGAGTCACCTACTGTGGGtgagcctcctctggcaggggagttggtgaccttttgaggtcccttccaacccctaacatgctctGATTCTTGAGTTCTGTGGGGTGGATTCTGGGGGGAAAGCCTccatcagcccagcagcctcATTTTACAGCCACCTTCCCTACCCAGAGCTTAGCATCCCATTTGggctagaatcctagaatcaggaAGGGTTGGAAGTGGTCCTACTCtagcagggatggggattggagtggatgatctttccaggtcccttccaacctcttccATGCTCTGATTCTCTTTTGTCCTTTAGGGTGGTACCTTAAGCAGGCTTCTTAACCCTTTTAACCCTTTTCActgcagactttcaagccccatgtgttcctgtgtgacctgctctaggtggtcctACTCTAGCAGGGatgggggttggagtggatgatctttccaggtcccttccaaccctaccatcctgtggttctctgcacccacagctccttgtCTTCTCTGTTTGCAGATCTGTTCATGGATCCTGTGGAAGGCAAAAAGTTCTTCAACAAGAAGTTCATCATCCTGCCCCTCAGCTTCTTCTTTGGCTTCTGTCTCTTTGTTTACCTCCATGAGTTCAAGACTCCTTGGCTCGAGCAGTACACCTCCAGACTCATTGCCTCACCAGCCCACACTGGGGACAACATTGTCCAAGGAGCCCACCCTGGGgacagcactgccccagcagcccaCCCTGGGGACAGCATTGCCCCAGCAGCCCACCCTGGGgacagcactgccccagcagcccaCCCTGGGGACAGCACCACCTCACCAAGGAGTGACCAGAAGCTaaccatcctgctctggcagtggccCTTTGGGCAACACTTTAACTTTGCCAACTGCACCAAGCTCTACAGAACCCCAGACTGCCACTTCACTGTGGACCACAGCTGGTCCCAAAAGGCTCACGCTGTGGTGATTCACCACAGGGATGTCTGCTGGGACCCCAAGAAGCTGACCCAGATCCCCAGGCTCCAGTCCCAGCGTTGGATCTGGTTCAACCTCGAGTCCCCAAGTCACTCCCCCAACTTAGGTGCTATGAACAACCTCTTCAACCTGACCATGTCTTACAGGAAAGACTCAGACATCTTCACTCCTtatggggagctgcagctcctcggCGAGCCTCAGCCCTTCAACATCCCACCCAAGACCAAACTGGTGGCCTGGGTGGTCAGCAACTGGATGGAAAGCTCCCACCGAGTCAAATACTACAGGGAGCTGAATAACCACATCAAAGTGGACGTCTATGGGAGGTCCCACTTGCCCCTGCCCGGGGACAAACTCATTAGCACCCTGAGCCAATACAAATTCTACCTGGCTTTTGAGAACTCCCAGCACGAAGATTACATCACCGAGAAGCTCTGGAGGAATGCTTTGTCCTCTGGCACCGTCCCCGTGGTGCTGGGACCTTCCAGGGAGAACTATGAACGCTTCCTGCCCCCGGGCTCCTTCATCCACATCGATGACTTTGCCAGCGCCAAGGACCTGGCGCATTacctgcaggagctgagtgaggatgctgagaggtaCCAGAGCTACTTCCAGTGGCGCCGCTGGCTGAAGCCCAACGCGGGCAACGACTGGGCCATAGACCTGTGCAAAGCCTGCCACTTCCTACAGACGACACAGAACAGGTACCAGGTGGTGCCCGACCTGTCGCGGTGGTTCGTCTAAGCGCTGTTTGCTCAGCCCTCTCTGATGCAATCCTTTGCCCTCGCCTGGCAGTTTCAGCAGCAAGGTTGGGACTCGGTGGAAAGGGGAGGAACAAAAGCAGCTCGAAAGCGAACAAAGAGGAGGAAGCAATTAGGTGCTTCTGCGTCTTTGTCTTGCTGGAGGACgaagctgccagcttggtttTACTGCTAACCGCTCCCCCGAACAACAGGTTCTGTTTGGCTGCAGCTGGGTCCTGCAACCTTCTCCCTTAATCTCTGCAAAGAATTCGAGGTCAGCTCCACAGGGCAATGAGTAACAGAAAGAGCTGTCATAAGCACCTGCTTTGGGGCCTTGACTGGGCAAAGGTTGGCAGTGCCAACGAGGCTGCCAGctggtgcaggaggagctggccaGGCTCCTCTCTCCTAGCCCTACAGCCCTGTGTGCCTGCCTTTGTtgtgcctcaggctctccttggctGCCCCTTGGGATGCTAAATGCTGCTCAACTTCTTTCCCAAGGGTGGGGTTTGGACAGGTTAGGGGGATAGGGTTTGAGGAGGGGtctgacagcagcaggctgctgcaggtaaGGTGTGGAGTGCCCAAGGATGCCCTGAAAGGATTGGAAGTTGCAGGCAGGaccagctccctcctcctgtGTGCCTCCACCTTGCAGCTTCTACCACCAGCTGATGCCTCCAGGCCATGTGATTAGAAACCAGCCTGCCATGAGCTTCCTGCTGCCAttccagccccatccctggaagctgtTTCCATTTCCAGTCAGCAGACAGGGCTGGGGTTTCCAGCAGACAGAGCTGTGcccttcccagctgcctgccaacaTCTCTTAGACATTCCAGTTGTGtccctgagtgctgctgagccctgggctGAGCTTCTCAAAGGCCTGTCCTGACCTCAGGCCGTTTCCATGAGGAAGCTCCGAGGCCAGCAGTGCTCACAGAGGTGCAATTGTTCTCCTCAGCAGTTAGCAAGCTTTTCCAAAGGTTTCCCTCTGCATTTCCTCCTGCAGTCCCTCTCCAGAAGCAGGACCAGCAGCAGAACCTTGGCTTTGCTGTTGCAAGTTGCTCCTTTCCATCAGCAACCTTTGGCTTTGCTGAGCTTTGCAGGTTGTTTGGATGCTTTGATAAGCACAAGGTCAAGAAGAAATCTTCCACTCTCACCTCTCCTCTGTCCTCCTAAATGTACC
It contains:
- the LOC135192038 gene encoding 4-galactosyl-N-acetylglucosaminide 3-alpha-L-fucosyltransferase FUT6-like is translated as MPVSGADLFMDPVEGKKFFNKKFIILPLSFFFGFCLFVYLHEFKTPWLEQYTSRLIASPAHTGDNIVQGAHPGDSTAPAAHPGDSIAPAAHPGDSTAPAAHPGDSTTSPRSDQKLTILLWQWPFGQHFNFANCTKLYRTPDCHFTVDHSWSQKAHAVVIHHRDVCWDPKKLTQIPRLQSQRWIWFNLESPSHSPNLGAMNNLFNLTMSYRKDSDIFTPYGELQLLGEPQPFNIPPKTKLVAWVVSNWMESSHRVKYYRELNNHIKVDVYGRSHLPLPGDKLISTLSQYKFYLAFENSQHEDYITEKLWRNALSSGTVPVVLGPSRENYERFLPPGSFIHIDDFASAKDLAHYLQELSEDAERYQSYFQWRRWLKPNAGNDWAIDLCKACHFLQTTQNRYQVVPDLSRWFV